Proteins found in one Pieris napi chromosome 6, ilPieNapi1.2, whole genome shotgun sequence genomic segment:
- the LOC125050672 gene encoding zinc finger protein ZFP2-like isoform X2 produces the protein MATIKYCRICLQINVKVFVMESNSLEHCYEILTGSSITDDDIIQIDRKSLLLGSNLSKSDIQLKYSDGNSTYTDDKIENNVLIDDQDFDWPSDEELQKFKTEIEIPVKDEIKQQDPIALKDKTQKKNKIQKPKVKKKINKRKEKKSNLVKKRTPAAVDCIDSESFAKHFATIHLTTEEQFEEVRRRKESKNYRNSFYKCDICYKGFIHTKAWETHNKQHQEGKVQCDICKMRFRTKHSLQVHIQFHSTKYRCRNCPYVTLGKNHAKLHILWHRGHTYICDHCGEKFSNRNAYLTHVRLKHRSDWVCGFCASTFVSQLGLMQHKSYHHASHDEKTEIDENPDAPHCAECNMKFANTEAFKKHFLTARKHEETAQTIIGCRECGETFASKEERRQHAHIHQSRYAGGYRPSAPPAPARYPRLKTDDHEPDNGPTVWPNKCPLCSEMIASARSLSAHFRTAHPHDEYVKEKPHVCHVCGSRLQTKYSLEAHMLSHLKEKPFKCSQCGRGFNSAGCRASHENTVHSDLRPHQCSLCHRAFKKKATLKAHFMTHTGEKPYRCEICGHAFTQSNSCKSHIRKVHGEQPPRILTRTRHTY, from the exons ATGGCAACCATTAAATATTGCAGAATTTGCCTACAAATCAAtgttaaagtttttgttatggAATCTAACTCTCTAGAGCATTGCTATGAAATATTAACTGGAAGCAGT ATTACAGATGATGATATTATTCAGATAGATAGAAAATCTCTATTGTTAGGTTCAAATCTAAGTAAAAGTGATATTCAATTAAAGTATAGTGATGGAAACTCAACCTATACAGatgataaaattgaaaataatgtattaatagATGACCAGGACTTTGATTGGCCCAGTGATGAAGAATTGCAAAAATTTAAGACTGAAATAGAGATTCCTGTTAAAGATGAAATAAAGCAGCAAGATCCAATAGCATTAAAGGATAAGAcacaaaaaaagaataaa atACAAAAACCGAaggttaaaaagaaaataaacaaaagaaaagagaAGAAAAGTAATCTGGTTAAGAAAAGAACACCTGCTGCAGTAGATTGTATTGATAGTGAAAGTTTCGCTAAACATTTTGCAACTATCCATTTAACG ACAGAAGAGCAATTTGAAGAGGTGAGAAGGCGTAAAGAGTCAAAGAACTATAGAAACTCATTTTACAAGTGTGACATTTGTTATAAAGGATTCATACATACAAAAGCCTGGGAAACACACAATAAACAACATCAAGAg GGTAAAGTGCAGTGTGATATATGCAAAATGCGTTTCCGGACAAAGCACAGTTTGCAGGTACACATTCAGTTCCACAGCACAAAGTACCGCTGCAGAAATTGCCCCTACGTAACACTCGGCAA AAACCACGCCAAATTGCACATCCTTTGGCACAGAGGTCATACATACATTTGCGACCATTGTGGAGAAAAGTTTAG taACCGTAACGCATACCTAACTCACGTGCGTTTAAAACATCGTTCGGACTGGGTGTGTGGTTTCTGCGCTTCCACTTTTGTGTCCCAACTTGGTCTGATGCAACATAAAAGTTATCACCATGCGAGTCATGAT GAAAAAACAGAAATAGATGAGAATCCAGATGCGCCCCACTGTGCCGAATGTAATATGAAGTTCGCGAATACGGAGGCGTTCAAGAAGCACTTCCTCACTGCGAGGAAACACGAAGAAACTGCACAGACCAT TATAGGTTGTCGGGAATGTGGCGAGACATTTGCGAGTAAGGAAGAGCGTCGCCAACACGCCCATATTCATCAATCGCGGTACGCCGGCGGCTATCGGCCGAGTGCGCCACCCGCGCCTGCCCGTTACCCCCGGTTGAAGACTGACGACCATGAACCTGATAACGGGCCTACGGTCTGGCCTAATAAGTGTCCTCTG tgttCCGAGATGATAGCAAGTGCCCGCAGTTTGTCGGCGCATTTCCGCACAGCGCACCCACACGACGAATACGTCAAGGAGAAACCACATGTGTGTCACGTTTGCGGGTCGCGGCTACAG ACTAAATACAGCCTCGAAGCTCACATGTTGAGTCATCTGAAAGAAAAGCCGTTCAAATGCAGTCAATGCGGGCGCGGATTCAACAGTGCGGGATGTCGCGCGAGTCACGAGAACACCGTGCACTCGGACTTGAGACCGCACCAATGTTCTCTTTGCCATAGAGCTTTTAAGAAGAAGGCTACATTGAAGGCACATTTTATG acGCACACTGGCGAAAAACCCTACCGGTGCGAGATCTGTGGTCACGCGTTCACTCAATCCAACAGCTGCAAGAGCCACATTAGGAAAGTGCATGGAGAGCAACCGCCCCGAATACTTACTAGGACAAGGCATACATATTAA
- the LOC125050672 gene encoding zinc finger protein ZFP2-like isoform X3: MATIKYCRICLQINVKVFVMESNSLEHCYEILTGSSVKKPELSKYACFECAALLKKFYIFKQRGLQSQFILENILRNCDDQDFDWPSDEELQKFKTEIEIPVKDEIKQQDPIALKDKTQKKNKIQKPKVKKKINKRKEKKSNLVKKRTPAAVDCIDSESFAKHFATIHLTTEEQFEEVRRRKESKNYRNSFYKCDICYKGFIHTKAWETHNKQHQEGKVQCDICKMRFRTKHSLQVHIQFHSTKYRCRNCPYVTLGKNHAKLHILWHRGHTYICDHCGEKFSNRNAYLTHVRLKHRSDWVCGFCASTFVSQLGLMQHKSYHHASHDEKTEIDENPDAPHCAECNMKFANTEAFKKHFLTARKHEETAQTIIGCRECGETFASKEERRQHAHIHQSRYAGGYRPSAPPAPARYPRLKTDDHEPDNGPTVWPNKCPLCSEMIASARSLSAHFRTAHPHDEYVKEKPHVCHVCGSRLQTKYSLEAHMLSHLKEKPFKCSQCGRGFNSAGCRASHENTVHSDLRPHQCSLCHRAFKKKATLKAHFMTHTGEKPYRCEICGHAFTQSNSCKSHIRKVHGEQPPRILTRTRHTY, translated from the exons ATGGCAACCATTAAATATTGCAGAATTTGCCTACAAATCAAtgttaaagtttttgttatggAATCTAACTCTCTAGAGCATTGCTATGAAATATTAACTGGAAGCAGT GTCAAGAAGCCTGAATTATCTAAATATGCTTGCTTTGAGTGTGCAGCTTTACtgaaaaagttttatatatttaaacaaaggGGACTGCAGAGTCAATTCATATTGGAAAATATTCTTAGAAATTGCG ATGACCAGGACTTTGATTGGCCCAGTGATGAAGAATTGCAAAAATTTAAGACTGAAATAGAGATTCCTGTTAAAGATGAAATAAAGCAGCAAGATCCAATAGCATTAAAGGATAAGAcacaaaaaaagaataaa atACAAAAACCGAaggttaaaaagaaaataaacaaaagaaaagagaAGAAAAGTAATCTGGTTAAGAAAAGAACACCTGCTGCAGTAGATTGTATTGATAGTGAAAGTTTCGCTAAACATTTTGCAACTATCCATTTAACG ACAGAAGAGCAATTTGAAGAGGTGAGAAGGCGTAAAGAGTCAAAGAACTATAGAAACTCATTTTACAAGTGTGACATTTGTTATAAAGGATTCATACATACAAAAGCCTGGGAAACACACAATAAACAACATCAAGAg GGTAAAGTGCAGTGTGATATATGCAAAATGCGTTTCCGGACAAAGCACAGTTTGCAGGTACACATTCAGTTCCACAGCACAAAGTACCGCTGCAGAAATTGCCCCTACGTAACACTCGGCAA AAACCACGCCAAATTGCACATCCTTTGGCACAGAGGTCATACATACATTTGCGACCATTGTGGAGAAAAGTTTAG taACCGTAACGCATACCTAACTCACGTGCGTTTAAAACATCGTTCGGACTGGGTGTGTGGTTTCTGCGCTTCCACTTTTGTGTCCCAACTTGGTCTGATGCAACATAAAAGTTATCACCATGCGAGTCATGAT GAAAAAACAGAAATAGATGAGAATCCAGATGCGCCCCACTGTGCCGAATGTAATATGAAGTTCGCGAATACGGAGGCGTTCAAGAAGCACTTCCTCACTGCGAGGAAACACGAAGAAACTGCACAGACCAT TATAGGTTGTCGGGAATGTGGCGAGACATTTGCGAGTAAGGAAGAGCGTCGCCAACACGCCCATATTCATCAATCGCGGTACGCCGGCGGCTATCGGCCGAGTGCGCCACCCGCGCCTGCCCGTTACCCCCGGTTGAAGACTGACGACCATGAACCTGATAACGGGCCTACGGTCTGGCCTAATAAGTGTCCTCTG tgttCCGAGATGATAGCAAGTGCCCGCAGTTTGTCGGCGCATTTCCGCACAGCGCACCCACACGACGAATACGTCAAGGAGAAACCACATGTGTGTCACGTTTGCGGGTCGCGGCTACAG ACTAAATACAGCCTCGAAGCTCACATGTTGAGTCATCTGAAAGAAAAGCCGTTCAAATGCAGTCAATGCGGGCGCGGATTCAACAGTGCGGGATGTCGCGCGAGTCACGAGAACACCGTGCACTCGGACTTGAGACCGCACCAATGTTCTCTTTGCCATAGAGCTTTTAAGAAGAAGGCTACATTGAAGGCACATTTTATG acGCACACTGGCGAAAAACCCTACCGGTGCGAGATCTGTGGTCACGCGTTCACTCAATCCAACAGCTGCAAGAGCCACATTAGGAAAGTGCATGGAGAGCAACCGCCCCGAATACTTACTAGGACAAGGCATACATATTAA
- the LOC125050672 gene encoding zinc finger protein ZFP2-like isoform X1 produces MATIKYCRICLQINVKVFVMESNSLEHCYEILTGSSVKKPELSKYACFECAALLKKFYIFKQRGLQSQFILENILRNCGEITDDDIIQIDRKSLLLGSNLSKSDIQLKYSDGNSTYTDDKIENNVLIDDQDFDWPSDEELQKFKTEIEIPVKDEIKQQDPIALKDKTQKKNKIQKPKVKKKINKRKEKKSNLVKKRTPAAVDCIDSESFAKHFATIHLTTEEQFEEVRRRKESKNYRNSFYKCDICYKGFIHTKAWETHNKQHQEGKVQCDICKMRFRTKHSLQVHIQFHSTKYRCRNCPYVTLGKNHAKLHILWHRGHTYICDHCGEKFSNRNAYLTHVRLKHRSDWVCGFCASTFVSQLGLMQHKSYHHASHDEKTEIDENPDAPHCAECNMKFANTEAFKKHFLTARKHEETAQTIIGCRECGETFASKEERRQHAHIHQSRYAGGYRPSAPPAPARYPRLKTDDHEPDNGPTVWPNKCPLCSEMIASARSLSAHFRTAHPHDEYVKEKPHVCHVCGSRLQTKYSLEAHMLSHLKEKPFKCSQCGRGFNSAGCRASHENTVHSDLRPHQCSLCHRAFKKKATLKAHFMTHTGEKPYRCEICGHAFTQSNSCKSHIRKVHGEQPPRILTRTRHTY; encoded by the exons ATGGCAACCATTAAATATTGCAGAATTTGCCTACAAATCAAtgttaaagtttttgttatggAATCTAACTCTCTAGAGCATTGCTATGAAATATTAACTGGAAGCAGT GTCAAGAAGCCTGAATTATCTAAATATGCTTGCTTTGAGTGTGCAGCTTTACtgaaaaagttttatatatttaaacaaaggGGACTGCAGAGTCAATTCATATTGGAAAATATTCTTAGAAATTGCGGTGAG ATTACAGATGATGATATTATTCAGATAGATAGAAAATCTCTATTGTTAGGTTCAAATCTAAGTAAAAGTGATATTCAATTAAAGTATAGTGATGGAAACTCAACCTATACAGatgataaaattgaaaataatgtattaatagATGACCAGGACTTTGATTGGCCCAGTGATGAAGAATTGCAAAAATTTAAGACTGAAATAGAGATTCCTGTTAAAGATGAAATAAAGCAGCAAGATCCAATAGCATTAAAGGATAAGAcacaaaaaaagaataaa atACAAAAACCGAaggttaaaaagaaaataaacaaaagaaaagagaAGAAAAGTAATCTGGTTAAGAAAAGAACACCTGCTGCAGTAGATTGTATTGATAGTGAAAGTTTCGCTAAACATTTTGCAACTATCCATTTAACG ACAGAAGAGCAATTTGAAGAGGTGAGAAGGCGTAAAGAGTCAAAGAACTATAGAAACTCATTTTACAAGTGTGACATTTGTTATAAAGGATTCATACATACAAAAGCCTGGGAAACACACAATAAACAACATCAAGAg GGTAAAGTGCAGTGTGATATATGCAAAATGCGTTTCCGGACAAAGCACAGTTTGCAGGTACACATTCAGTTCCACAGCACAAAGTACCGCTGCAGAAATTGCCCCTACGTAACACTCGGCAA AAACCACGCCAAATTGCACATCCTTTGGCACAGAGGTCATACATACATTTGCGACCATTGTGGAGAAAAGTTTAG taACCGTAACGCATACCTAACTCACGTGCGTTTAAAACATCGTTCGGACTGGGTGTGTGGTTTCTGCGCTTCCACTTTTGTGTCCCAACTTGGTCTGATGCAACATAAAAGTTATCACCATGCGAGTCATGAT GAAAAAACAGAAATAGATGAGAATCCAGATGCGCCCCACTGTGCCGAATGTAATATGAAGTTCGCGAATACGGAGGCGTTCAAGAAGCACTTCCTCACTGCGAGGAAACACGAAGAAACTGCACAGACCAT TATAGGTTGTCGGGAATGTGGCGAGACATTTGCGAGTAAGGAAGAGCGTCGCCAACACGCCCATATTCATCAATCGCGGTACGCCGGCGGCTATCGGCCGAGTGCGCCACCCGCGCCTGCCCGTTACCCCCGGTTGAAGACTGACGACCATGAACCTGATAACGGGCCTACGGTCTGGCCTAATAAGTGTCCTCTG tgttCCGAGATGATAGCAAGTGCCCGCAGTTTGTCGGCGCATTTCCGCACAGCGCACCCACACGACGAATACGTCAAGGAGAAACCACATGTGTGTCACGTTTGCGGGTCGCGGCTACAG ACTAAATACAGCCTCGAAGCTCACATGTTGAGTCATCTGAAAGAAAAGCCGTTCAAATGCAGTCAATGCGGGCGCGGATTCAACAGTGCGGGATGTCGCGCGAGTCACGAGAACACCGTGCACTCGGACTTGAGACCGCACCAATGTTCTCTTTGCCATAGAGCTTTTAAGAAGAAGGCTACATTGAAGGCACATTTTATG acGCACACTGGCGAAAAACCCTACCGGTGCGAGATCTGTGGTCACGCGTTCACTCAATCCAACAGCTGCAAGAGCCACATTAGGAAAGTGCATGGAGAGCAACCGCCCCGAATACTTACTAGGACAAGGCATACATATTAA
- the LOC125050670 gene encoding zinc finger protein 660-like isoform X2 has product MTAAKVCRVCLQMGVNLLKLHSGSLDHFYEILTGICVEQLKLPMYACQECALLLKKYYYFRQKCMRALMVLKSILHYQEEESKSTEKQKTPTRRPRKTLKKEKPIVSISKQHKIRIRKGKGFITPQDINLPKDIDLKFDDNFTVAETTKEEQIEEIKKRQDSERFRKAEFKCEMCYKCFSNDKLWQMHKERHDLSAGEAECEICKLRFSRAALKRHMYSVHSKKYLCKQCPFIASTFNRAKQHMLQHKGVKYKCPHCDEVTNNLNAILGHVRKRHASDILCRFCGLPFVSRMGLIRHKALMHRDRDEITEIEDNPDAPHCRECDMKFANEEAFKRHHLTARKHKDATKNTIGCRECGETFANKKDRREHSSIYHKRTHVSKPAPAEWPDKCPLCSEVITSARSLWAHFRMNHPYEEYPRERPFICDVCGMRMRYKKGLEAHMYTHLKEKPFKCLRCGKGFNSAGNLATHHGSVHSDLRPYVCTVCNRAFKKKNTLRCHFMTHTGEKPYRCEICGHAFTQSNSCKSHIRKVHGEQPPKIVSRNNYSN; this is encoded by the exons atgaCTGCTGCAAAAGTTTGTAGGGTTTGTTTACAAATGGGTGTTAATTTGTTAAAGCTGCACTCTGGGTCTTTAGatcatttttatgaaattttaactGGAATCTGT gtAGAACAGTTAAAGTTGCCAATGTATGCGTGCCAAGAGTGTGCTTTGTTATTGAAGAAGTATTATTACTTTAGGCAAAAATGTATGAGAGCCCTTATGgttttaaaaagtattcttCATTACCAAGAAGAG GAATCAAAATCAACTGAAAAGCAGAAAACTCCTACGAGGAGACCtagaaaaactttaaaaaaagaaaagccAATAGTGTCAATATCAAAACAGCATAAAATAAGAATTAGAAAGGGAAAAGGTTTTATAACTCCACAGGATATCAATTTGCCTAAAGACATTGATTTAAAGTTTGACGATAATTTTACAGTTGCGGAGACAACA AAAGAAGAGCAAATTGAGGAAATAAAAAAGCGTCAAGATTCAGAACGTTTCCGCAAAGCTGAGTTCAAGTGTGAAATGTGTTACAAATGCTTCAGTAATGATAAACTCTGGCAAATGCACAAGGAACGACACGATCTT TCAGCAGGTGAGGCAGAGTGCGAGATTTGCAAACTTCGATTCAGTCGGGCAGCTCTCAAACGGCATATGTATTCCGTTCATAGCAAGAAATATCTTTGCAAACAGTGCCCTTTTATTGCCTCTACATT CAATCGCGCGAAGCAGCATATGTTACAACACAAGGGTGTGAAGTACAAGTGTCCGCACTGTGATGAAGTTACtaa TAATTTAAACGCAATTCTTGGTCACGTACGCAAACGTCACGCGTCGGATATTCTGTGCCGTTTTTGCGGACTGCCTTTTGTCTCACGGATGGGACTCATTCGGCATAAGGCGTTGATGCACAGAGACCGAGAT gaGATAACAGAGATAGAGGACAATCCGGACGCCCCGCACTGTAGGGAGTGTGATATGAAGTTCGCGAATGAAGAGGCGTTTAAAAGACATCACCTCACGGCCAGAAAACATAAGGATGCGACGAAAAATAC GATTGGATGTCGCGAATGTGGGGAGACGTTCGCGAATAAGAAGGATCGTCGTGAACACAGTTCTATTTACCACAAACGAACACATGTGTCTAAACCCGCACCTGCCGAATGGCCTGACAAATGTCCTCTT tgttcGGAAGTGATAACTAGTGCGCGCTCGTTGTGGGCCCACTTTCGCATGAACCATCCCTACGAGGAGTACCCGCGGGAGAGACCTTTTATCTGTGACGTCTGTGGAATGCGAATGCGG TACAAAAAAGGCCTAGAAGCCCACATGTACACACACTTAAAAGAAAAGCCCTTCAAATGCCTTCGATGCGGTAAGGGATTCAACAGTGCGGGAAATCTTGCGACGCATCATGGGTCCGTGCATTCCGATCTACGTCCGTATGTGTGTACTGTTTGCAACCGGGCATTTAAGAAGAAGAATACCTTGAGGTGTCACTTTATG acGCACACTGGCGAGAAACCCTACCGGTGCGAGATCTGTGGTCACGCGTTTACTCAATCCAACAGCTGCAAGAGCCACATTAGGAAAGTGCATGGAGAGCAACCGCCCAAGATTGTCTCACGCAATAACTACTCAAACTAA
- the LOC125050670 gene encoding zinc finger protein 879-like isoform X1: protein MTAAKVCRVCLQMGVNLLKLHSGSLDHFYEILTGICVEQLKLPMYACQECALLLKKYYYFRQKCMRALMVLKSILHYQEEITERDILKIDREAILLNTTLTLSKNVCDIDIDPTKNNIKNDEVEIKTFPNVPLDNLFFDMDPFDTGPDKEWPSDDDFIGTKDDDSEDDLIALSKLGVVKVESKSTEKQKTPTRRPRKTLKKEKPIVSISKQHKIRIRKGKGFITPQDINLPKDIDLKFDDNFTVAETTKEEQIEEIKKRQDSERFRKAEFKCEMCYKCFSNDKLWQMHKERHDLSAGEAECEICKLRFSRAALKRHMYSVHSKKYLCKQCPFIASTFNRAKQHMLQHKGVKYKCPHCDEVTNNLNAILGHVRKRHASDILCRFCGLPFVSRMGLIRHKALMHRDRDEITEIEDNPDAPHCRECDMKFANEEAFKRHHLTARKHKDATKNTIGCRECGETFANKKDRREHSSIYHKRTHVSKPAPAEWPDKCPLCSEVITSARSLWAHFRMNHPYEEYPRERPFICDVCGMRMRYKKGLEAHMYTHLKEKPFKCLRCGKGFNSAGNLATHHGSVHSDLRPYVCTVCNRAFKKKNTLRCHFMTHTGEKPYRCEICGHAFTQSNSCKSHIRKVHGEQPPKIVSRNNYSN from the exons atgaCTGCTGCAAAAGTTTGTAGGGTTTGTTTACAAATGGGTGTTAATTTGTTAAAGCTGCACTCTGGGTCTTTAGatcatttttatgaaattttaactGGAATCTGT gtAGAACAGTTAAAGTTGCCAATGTATGCGTGCCAAGAGTGTGCTTTGTTATTGAAGAAGTATTATTACTTTAGGCAAAAATGTATGAGAGCCCTTATGgttttaaaaagtattcttCATTACCAAGAAGAG ataactGAAagagatatattaaaaattgatagaGAAGCCATACTCTTAAATACCACTCTGACACTTTCCAAAAATGTTTGCGACATAGATATTGATCCTACTaagaataacattaaaaacgATGAGgtggaaataaaaacatttcctAATGTTCCTTTGGATAATTTGTTCTTTGATATGGATCCATTTGATACTGGACCAGATAAAGAGTGGCCAAGCGATGATGATTTTATTGGTACAAAAGATGATGATTCTGAAGATGATTTAATTGCCTTAAGCAAGCTTGGTGTTGTTAAAGTG GAATCAAAATCAACTGAAAAGCAGAAAACTCCTACGAGGAGACCtagaaaaactttaaaaaaagaaaagccAATAGTGTCAATATCAAAACAGCATAAAATAAGAATTAGAAAGGGAAAAGGTTTTATAACTCCACAGGATATCAATTTGCCTAAAGACATTGATTTAAAGTTTGACGATAATTTTACAGTTGCGGAGACAACA AAAGAAGAGCAAATTGAGGAAATAAAAAAGCGTCAAGATTCAGAACGTTTCCGCAAAGCTGAGTTCAAGTGTGAAATGTGTTACAAATGCTTCAGTAATGATAAACTCTGGCAAATGCACAAGGAACGACACGATCTT TCAGCAGGTGAGGCAGAGTGCGAGATTTGCAAACTTCGATTCAGTCGGGCAGCTCTCAAACGGCATATGTATTCCGTTCATAGCAAGAAATATCTTTGCAAACAGTGCCCTTTTATTGCCTCTACATT CAATCGCGCGAAGCAGCATATGTTACAACACAAGGGTGTGAAGTACAAGTGTCCGCACTGTGATGAAGTTACtaa TAATTTAAACGCAATTCTTGGTCACGTACGCAAACGTCACGCGTCGGATATTCTGTGCCGTTTTTGCGGACTGCCTTTTGTCTCACGGATGGGACTCATTCGGCATAAGGCGTTGATGCACAGAGACCGAGAT gaGATAACAGAGATAGAGGACAATCCGGACGCCCCGCACTGTAGGGAGTGTGATATGAAGTTCGCGAATGAAGAGGCGTTTAAAAGACATCACCTCACGGCCAGAAAACATAAGGATGCGACGAAAAATAC GATTGGATGTCGCGAATGTGGGGAGACGTTCGCGAATAAGAAGGATCGTCGTGAACACAGTTCTATTTACCACAAACGAACACATGTGTCTAAACCCGCACCTGCCGAATGGCCTGACAAATGTCCTCTT tgttcGGAAGTGATAACTAGTGCGCGCTCGTTGTGGGCCCACTTTCGCATGAACCATCCCTACGAGGAGTACCCGCGGGAGAGACCTTTTATCTGTGACGTCTGTGGAATGCGAATGCGG TACAAAAAAGGCCTAGAAGCCCACATGTACACACACTTAAAAGAAAAGCCCTTCAAATGCCTTCGATGCGGTAAGGGATTCAACAGTGCGGGAAATCTTGCGACGCATCATGGGTCCGTGCATTCCGATCTACGTCCGTATGTGTGTACTGTTTGCAACCGGGCATTTAAGAAGAAGAATACCTTGAGGTGTCACTTTATG acGCACACTGGCGAGAAACCCTACCGGTGCGAGATCTGTGGTCACGCGTTTACTCAATCCAACAGCTGCAAGAGCCACATTAGGAAAGTGCATGGAGAGCAACCGCCCAAGATTGTCTCACGCAATAACTACTCAAACTAA